The Reinekea forsetii genome contains the following window.
ATAACCGGCGCAAAAGCGATTGGCATTTGAGCTTCATTGGTATCGTCGTAGGTTGCGAATTCCCAAGCATCGGGGTTCTTTAACAGCTCCCGTAGGAGAATATTATTCAACCCGTGGCCTGATTTATAGCCGACAAATCGCCCGATCAGGCTATGACCCAGCAGATAGAGGTCGCCGACTGCATCAAGGACCTTGTGCTTGACGAATTCATCTTCGTAGCGCAGACCATCTTCGTTGAGGACGCGATAGTCATCCACGGCAATAGCATTATTCACGCTGGCGCCAAGGGCCAGGTTATTCGCTCGCAGGTACTCAAAATCGCGCATAAAGCCGAAGGTGCGCGCGCGCGACACTTCTTTTACAAAGGCGGAGGTCGAGAACTCAAATTCGGTCACCTGTGAGCGATTTCGAAACACAGGATGATCAAAATCGATGGTGAATTTGATGTTGAAGCCGTCATAAGGTTCGAAACGGGCAAATTTATCGCCATCTTGAACGTTGATCGATTTCAATACTCGAATAAAACGCTTGGGCCGTTCCTGTTCCACAATGCCTGCTGACTGCAGCAAAAACACAAAAGGACCTGCACTGCCGTCCATTATCGGGACTTCCGGGGCGCTGACCTCGATAAAAGCATTATCGATACCAAGTCCGGCGCAGGCCGACAGCAGGTGTTCGACGGTATCAACACTGACATCGCCATTTACCAATGTCGTAGACAAAGTCGTGTCACCCACGTTCAGGGCGTGGGCTTTAATTTCAACTGGGACCTCTAAATCGGTCCGCACGAAGACTATACCAGTGTCGACCGGCGCTGGCTTCAAGGTTAAATAGACCTTTTTGCCCGAGTGTAATCCTACACCCGTAGCTTTAATCGTATTTTTCAGGGTTCGCTGATTGACCATTTGGTGACTGATACCACATTTAAGACTTACAAGCCTTCCATTCTAGCAGAACAGTTGCCATGAACAAAAGATTTACAGCCGATTACACTCAATCGGCTTGGCGACGCAGAAATGCCGGAATATCAAGATAATCCAAATCTTTCAGAGTTTTAACCGGCTTTGGCCCGCTCACCTCATCGGATGCTCGGCTAGACGCGGCTAAGCGAGTGCCTGTAGGCCGATCGAGTTTCGTGTAATCAATGGAGCCATCGCTGCGTCGGGTGTTGTCGATCGCAACCTTTGGCTTGGACACTACCTTGACCGGGGCTTCACCAATACCGGTGGCAACGACGGTAACGCGAATTTCATCTTCCAAGCTTGGGTCGATGACCGTACCGACCACGATAATGGCATCTTCAGAGGCAAATTCTTCAATGGTATTACCCACTTCGGTAAATTCATCCAACCCAAGGTCAACGCCAGCGGATACGTTCACTAGGATGCCCCGCGCACCACTTAGGTCGACATCTTCCAGCAACGGGCTACGAATGGCCATTTCGGCGGCGCGCTGGGCACGGTTTTCACCAGATGCTCGGCCACTGCCCATCATTGCCATTCCCATTTCAGCCATGACCGTGCGCACATCGGCGAAATCGACGTTGATCATACCCGGACGGACGATTAGATCGGCCACGCCCTGAACGGCATTCAACAACACGTTATTGGCTTCACCAAAGGCTTCGAGCAGGGTCACATTTTTGCCCAATACACTCAATAGCTTGTCATTTGGAATAGTTATTAGCGAATCGACATGCTGACGCAATTCTTCCATGCCCTCATTGGCCACTCGCATGCGTCGTCGGCCCTCGAATGGGAACGGCTTGGTCACAACAGCAACGGTCAGAATACCCAACTCTTTGGCAATTTCAGCCACCACAGGGGCAGCACCGGTGCCAGTGCCGCCACCCATGCCAGCGGTAATAAAGACCATATCAGCACCCTTAAGGATTTCCTCAATCTGCTCACGATCTTCAAGTGCCGATTGGCGACCAACCTCGGGATTGGCGCCAGCGCCGAGACCCCGAGTAATGCTATTACCCAGCTGCAATGAAGTTGCCGCGTTAACACTGCGCAACGCTTGGGCGTCGGTATTGGCGCAAATAAACTCAACGCCCTCCACATTGCGTTCAAGCATATGCTTAACTGCATTTCCGCCGCCGCCACCGCAACCAAAAACCTTGATAATTGCATTTTGTGGCTGCTCATCGACCAGCGTGAACATATCGTTATTTTTTGTGTCGTTATCGTATGTAGACATTGTGTGGCTCCTATTTAGATTATCAGTGCCGCCTGACCGGCACACCCTGAATTTTTTAAAAATTTTCTGAAATCATTTGTTTGAATTTCTGCCAACCGGATACTTTGGCTCTGGATTTCTTGTGATTCCCGCTGTGCAATTGGCGCAATGCATATTGCAGCAGGCCAACTCCGGTCGCGTGAATCGGGTTGTTGACGACATCGGACAACCCTGATATGCCATAGGGCGTGGCCAGTCGCACTGGAACATGAAATACTTCTTCGGCCAACTCGACCGCCCCTTCCATTTTTGACGTACCACCGGTTAAAACGATACCGGCGGGAATCATGTCTTCAAAACCGCTGCGTCGCAGCTCAGCTTTGATTAATGAAAATAATTCTTCGTAGCGTGGTTCAACTACTTCGGCCAGCGCCTGCCGGGTTAACTCCCGAGCGCCCCGATCGCCAACACTCGGCACCTTGATAGTTTCATGCTCGCCAGCCAATTGAGACAGCGCACAGGCATATTTTATTTTTATATCCTCAGCGTGCTGAGTCGGCGTGGCAAAGGCCATGGCAATGTCGTTGGTGACCTGATCGCCAGCAATCGGAATGACCGCAGTATGTCGGATGGAACCGTCAGTAAAGATCGCCATATCGGTGGTGCCACCACCGATATCAACCATACATACACCTAATTCTTTTTCGTCATCAGTCAAAACCGATTGGGCTGACGCCAGTTGCTCAAGGATAATTTG
Protein-coding sequences here:
- the lpxC gene encoding UDP-3-O-acyl-N-acetylglucosamine deacetylase, producing the protein MVNQRTLKNTIKATGVGLHSGKKVYLTLKPAPVDTGIVFVRTDLEVPVEIKAHALNVGDTTLSTTLVNGDVSVDTVEHLLSACAGLGIDNAFIEVSAPEVPIMDGSAGPFVFLLQSAGIVEQERPKRFIRVLKSINVQDGDKFARFEPYDGFNIKFTIDFDHPVFRNRSQVTEFEFSTSAFVKEVSRARTFGFMRDFEYLRANNLALGASVNNAIAVDDYRVLNEDGLRYEDEFVKHKVLDAVGDLYLLGHSLIGRFVGYKSGHGLNNILLRELLKNPDAWEFATYDDTNEAQMPIAFAPVIAVGT
- the ftsZ gene encoding cell division protein FtsZ, giving the protein MFTLVDEQPQNAIIKVFGCGGGGGNAVKHMLERNVEGVEFICANTDAQALRSVNAATSLQLGNSITRGLGAGANPEVGRQSALEDREQIEEILKGADMVFITAGMGGGTGTGAAPVVAEIAKELGILTVAVVTKPFPFEGRRRMRVANEGMEELRQHVDSLITIPNDKLLSVLGKNVTLLEAFGEANNVLLNAVQGVADLIVRPGMINVDFADVRTVMAEMGMAMMGSGRASGENRAQRAAEMAIRSPLLEDVDLSGARGILVNVSAGVDLGLDEFTEVGNTIEEFASEDAIIVVGTVIDPSLEDEIRVTVVATGIGEAPVKVVSKPKVAIDNTRRSDGSIDYTKLDRPTGTRLAASSRASDEVSGPKPVKTLKDLDYLDIPAFLRRQAD
- the ftsA gene encoding cell division protein FtsA, coding for MTSPHKGKMLVGLDIGTSKVVAIVGSVTAAGGLEIIGLGSHPSRGLKKGVVVNIESTIQSIQRAIEEAELMSGCDIHSVYVGIAGSHINSLNSNGIVAIKDKEVAEADLVRVTDAAKAVAIPADQHILHVLPQEYIIDSQEGIKEPLGMCGVRLEAKVHIVTGAQNAVQNIEKCVRRCGLEVDQIILEQLASAQSVLTDDEKELGVCMVDIGGGTTDMAIFTDGSIRHTAVIPIAGDQVTNDIAMAFATPTQHAEDIKIKYACALSQLAGEHETIKVPSVGDRGARELTRQALAEVVEPRYEELFSLIKAELRRSGFEDMIPAGIVLTGGTSKMEGAVELAEEVFHVPVRLATPYGISGLSDVVNNPIHATGVGLLQYALRQLHSGNHKKSRAKVSGWQKFKQMISENF